A single Macrobrachium nipponense isolate FS-2020 chromosome 5, ASM1510439v2, whole genome shotgun sequence DNA region contains:
- the LOC135215945 gene encoding craniofacial development protein 2-like, which yields MTAKWFKITVITLHPPTEDSEADTKDRWYGEVQEVLNKVPGHNMLIILGDMNAKIGKEIAAFTGTIGTHSLHENSNDNGIRLATLATEYNLVVKCTLFPHKEKHKGTWLSPNGNTTNQIDHILVKRKFRSVLMDVRAYRGADCDSDHYMVAAKMRIKLITKRKNGGQTAKIDTEKPKEEETRLQYQVEVENIYAALEVDDDVS from the coding sequence ATGACTGCTAAATGGTTTAAAATCACAGTAATAACATTGCATCCCCCTACAGAGGACAGTGAAGCAGATACCAAAGATCGATGGTATGGTGAGGTTCAGGAGGTTCTAAACAAAGTACCAGGGCACAATATGCTGATAATATTGGGAGATATGAATGCTAAAATAGGTAAAGAAATAGCAGCTTTTACGGGAACTATAGGCACACATAGCTTACATGAAAATAGTAATGACAATGGGATTAGACTGGCAACACTAGCCACAGAATACAATTTAGTAGTAAAATGCACTCTGTTCCcacataaagaaaaacataaaggCACTTGGCTTTCACCTAATGGAAATACAACTAATCAAATTGATCACATTTTAGTCAAAAGGAAATTTAGATCAGTGCTGATGGATGTGAGAGCATACCGGGGAGCGGATTGTGATTCAGATCATTACATGGTGGCAGCAAAAATGcgtataaaattaataacaaagagaaagaatggaGGGCAAACAGCTAAGATAGATACTGAGAAACCGaaggaagaggaaacaagattGCAATATCAGGTTGAAGTAGAGAACATATATGCAGCATTAGAGGTGGATGATGATGTAAGTTAG